GCGTGGTCAACGAGCGGCTCGAGCTCCTGAAGGAGATCGGGCTCGTCCCCAGGATCCTCGGCATCGACTCGATCGCCCTCGCCAACGCGTTCGAGTCGGCGATGCCCGACATCCCGCCGGATCAGACGGTCTCCCTGCTCCACATAGGCGCGGCCAGGACCATCCTGAACGTCATCACGGCCAAGGACCTCGGCCTGACGCGGGATATCGAGGTGGGGGGCAACAACGTCACGCTCGCCATCGCCCGCGGGCTCGGCATCCCGTTCGCGGAGGCGGAGCGGCGCAAGGAGGCCGCCGACCCGGCGGTGATGGAGTATATGAGCCCGATGGCGATGGTGCTCGCCCGCGAGCTCCGCTCCACCTTCGGCTACGTCTCGTCCAAGGCCGGCAAGACCGTTCAGGCGATCTACCTCAGCGGCGGGTGCGCGCTCTGCCACGCGCTCAAGGAGACGCTCGCGGCGGAGTTCGGATTCACGGTCGCCCTCTGGGATCCGCTGCGGGGCATCTCGCTCGAGGGGGGGGCGGAACGCGAGGGGGTCCGCGGGCGGGAGTCGCTGCTGGCGGTGGCGACCGGCCTCGCGGTCGGCGAGTAGGGGCGGGCCGCGGCGAGCGCCGCGCCGGGGCGGGGCGGCGGCCGACACAACCACGGGATTCGACGCGCCGATGATACAGGTCAATCTGCTTCCCGAGGAGATGCGCAAGATCGAGCGGATGCGCAAGGTCAAGGTGAACGTGGCCTTGCTCGTCGGCGCGGCGGCGGTGCTGGCGGCCGTCGTCATCGGCGTCATCCTCTTCGTCGTGGGGCGCCGGATGCGGGACCTGGCGGAGGTAAAAAGGCGCCTCCGCGAGATCACCCCGCAGCGGGAGGAGGCGGACGCGGTCGTCAAGAAAAAGCAGGAGATCGCCAAGGAACTCGGGGCGCTGGACGCGTTCAGCGCCAGGCGGCTGCTCTGGGGGCGGACGCTCAACGCGATAAGCGACGCGAT
This window of the Chlamydiota bacterium genome carries:
- the pilM gene encoding type IV pilus assembly protein PilM: MLSHLLPRTRRKAGHAIGLDIGFSSIKLVAVSGGPGAWALRDSAIVPLERDSENPIPVSAVRKALSDAVARPGLDLSDLRVSVSGKGVIVRLTEMPRMTPLDLKSSIKYEAEMLLPFSLDDCVFDCPILDPEAKDRPKMKVALAAARKSVVNERLELLKEIGLVPRILGIDSIALANAFESAMPDIPPDQTVSLLHIGAARTILNVITAKDLGLTRDIEVGGNNVTLAIARGLGIPFAEAERRKEAADPAVMEYMSPMAMVLARELRSTFGYVSSKAGKTVQAIYLSGGCALCHALKETLAAEFGFTVALWDPLRGISLEGGAEREGVRGRESLLAVATGLAVGE